The following are from one region of the Anaeropeptidivorans aminofermentans genome:
- a CDS encoding glycosyltransferase family 4 protein, with protein sequence MNIGLFTDTYYPQINGVATSTRILAKELNGLGHKVYIFTTTDPKAEEAVPYVFRLPSMPFVFLTTHRVTMLYPPKLLINMKKFKLDVIHTQTEFPIGIFGKVASTFLKIPSVHTYHTMYEDYVHYVANGHLITPKMAQRYSRIFCNRADAVITPVQKSKDSLISYGVKRPISVIPTGLDFEPFSREKYTKEDIEKTKAEIGVSIDDPIIVSVGRIAQEKSIDVLIKAMPEVLKNMPNVKFVIVGNGPKREDLENLSKSLGVSESVIFTGPRPWDEIGKYYQLGDIFACASTSETQGLTYIEAIAAKVPVVAKKDRSIENIIIDGETGFYFESNEDAAGIICKALKAPDNNKALIDRAYGHIQHLSSKNFGKSVEQLYKDVINKNKDKDHYSSYISE encoded by the coding sequence ATGAATATAGGTTTATTTACAGATACTTATTATCCGCAAATAAACGGCGTGGCAACATCTACCCGCATACTTGCAAAGGAGCTTAACGGCCTCGGTCACAAGGTTTATATCTTTACCACAACAGACCCTAAGGCAGAAGAAGCGGTCCCTTATGTTTTCAGGCTTCCCAGTATGCCCTTTGTGTTTTTAACAACTCACAGAGTAACCATGCTCTACCCCCCTAAGCTTCTGATAAATATGAAAAAATTCAAACTGGATGTCATACATACGCAGACGGAGTTTCCCATAGGAATTTTTGGAAAAGTGGCTTCAACATTTCTTAAAATTCCTTCGGTACACACTTACCACACGATGTATGAAGATTATGTCCATTACGTTGCAAACGGGCATCTGATAACGCCGAAAATGGCCCAGCGCTACAGCAGAATATTCTGCAACAGAGCAGATGCCGTTATAACCCCCGTACAAAAATCAAAGGATTCCCTTATTTCCTATGGGGTAAAAAGGCCCATATCCGTTATACCTACCGGCCTTGATTTTGAGCCTTTTTCAAGAGAAAAGTATACAAAAGAAGATATTGAAAAAACAAAGGCTGAAATCGGGGTAAGTATTGATGACCCTATCATCGTTTCCGTAGGCAGAATAGCACAGGAAAAAAGCATAGATGTGTTAATAAAGGCCATGCCTGAAGTGCTTAAAAATATGCCCAATGTAAAATTTGTAATCGTAGGAAACGGCCCCAAAAGAGAGGATTTGGAAAACCTTTCAAAATCCCTTGGGGTTTCAGAGTCCGTGATATTTACAGGTCCGAGGCCATGGGACGAAATAGGAAAATATTATCAGCTGGGAGATATTTTTGCTTGTGCCTCTACATCTGAAACTCAAGGGCTTACTTATATTGAAGCCATCGCAGCAAAGGTTCCCGTAGTAGCCAAAAAAGACAGAAGCATTGAAAATATCATCATCGATGGAGAAACCGGCTTCTATTTTGAAAGCAATGAAGACGCTGCAGGAATCATATGCAAGGCCCTTAAGGCTCCCGATAACAATAAAGCCTTAATCGACAGGGCATATGGCCATATACAGCATCTTTCGAGCAAGAATTTCGGGAAATCTGTAGAGCAACTTTATAAGGACGTTATAAATAAAAATAAAGACAAAGACCATTATTCATCTTATATCAGTGAATAA